The following are encoded in a window of Flavobacterium sp. WC2421 genomic DNA:
- a CDS encoding ABC transporter ATP-binding protein, translating to MIEVKNIEKSFGGVKILKGISTVFETGKTNLIIGQSGSGKTVLLKSLLGIHQPESGKICFDGRIYSELEADEKRELRTEIGMVFQGSALFDSMTVAENVGFPLKMFTRDNGTKIQERVDFVLKRVNLTDAHKKLPSEISGGMQKRVAIARAIVNNPKYLFCDEPNSGLDPNTAILIDNLIKEITEEYNITTVINTHDMNSVMEIGERILFLKNGLKAWEGTKEEIFRTDNQAVVDFVYSSNLFKKVREAYLKE from the coding sequence ATGATAGAAGTAAAAAACATAGAAAAATCATTTGGTGGTGTCAAAATTCTTAAAGGAATATCAACTGTTTTTGAAACTGGTAAAACCAATTTAATTATAGGTCAAAGTGGTTCTGGAAAAACGGTTTTGTTAAAAAGTTTACTTGGTATCCATCAGCCGGAATCTGGGAAAATTTGTTTTGATGGTAGAATATATTCGGAACTCGAAGCAGATGAAAAAAGAGAGTTAAGAACCGAAATTGGAATGGTTTTCCAAGGCAGTGCTTTATTTGATTCCATGACTGTTGCTGAAAATGTGGGTTTCCCTTTGAAAATGTTTACTAGAGACAACGGAACTAAAATCCAAGAACGTGTAGATTTTGTTTTAAAAAGAGTCAATCTTACTGACGCTCATAAGAAACTCCCATCAGAAATATCTGGAGGAATGCAAAAGCGTGTGGCTATTGCCCGTGCCATTGTAAACAACCCTAAATACTTGTTTTGTGATGAACCAAACTCTGGATTGGATCCAAACACTGCTATATTAATAGATAATTTGATTAAAGAGATAACGGAGGAATACAATATCACTACCGTTATAAATACACATGATATGAATTCAGTGATGGAAATCGGAGAACGCATCTTATTTCTTAAAAATGGATTAAAAGCTTGGGAAGGAACAAAAGAAGAAATTTTTAGAACAGATAATCAAGCAGTAGTTGATTTTGTCTACTCTTCTAATTTATTCAAAAAAGTAAGAGAAGCGTATTTGAAGGAATAA
- a CDS encoding MlaE family ABC transporter permease, giving the protein MMLIRYLSQVGKYFLMLGEIFNKQTKWSVMKKLIFKEIDDLIIGSLGIVAFISFFVGGVVAIQTALNLTNPLIPKYLIGFATRQSIILEFAPTFISVVMAGKMGSFITSSIGTMRVTEQIDALEVMGVNSLNYLVFPKLMALLLYPFLIGIAMFLGILGGYIASVYGGFGSSADFIDGIQREFIPFHIAYAFIKTFIFALLLATIPSFHGYYMKGGALEVGKASTVSFVWTSVTIILMNYILTQLLLT; this is encoded by the coding sequence ATGATGCTCATTCGATATTTATCACAAGTAGGGAAATATTTCTTAATGTTAGGGGAGATTTTCAATAAACAAACCAAATGGTCTGTAATGAAAAAACTTATATTTAAGGAAATAGATGATTTAATCATTGGTTCTCTTGGTATTGTTGCCTTTATTTCATTTTTTGTTGGTGGAGTTGTTGCTATACAAACAGCATTAAACTTGACCAACCCTTTAATACCAAAGTACTTAATAGGGTTCGCTACTCGTCAATCTATTATTTTAGAATTTGCACCCACGTTTATCTCTGTGGTAATGGCAGGAAAAATGGGATCATTTATCACATCGAGTATTGGGACCATGAGAGTAACGGAACAAATAGATGCACTTGAAGTGATGGGCGTAAACTCATTAAACTATTTAGTTTTCCCTAAGTTAATGGCTTTATTATTATATCCGTTCCTTATTGGGATTGCTATGTTTCTAGGAATACTTGGTGGTTATATTGCTAGTGTTTATGGTGGTTTTGGTAGTAGTGCTGATTTTATAGATGGTATACAACGAGAATTCATACCCTTTCATATTGCTTATGCTTTTATAAAGACCTTTATTTTTGCATTGCTATTGGCAACTATTCCTTCTTTTCATGGTTATTATATGAAAGGTGGAGCACTTGAAGTAGGAAAGGCAAGTACAGTATCATTTGTTTGGACATCAGTAACCATTATTTTGATGAATTATATTTTAACACAATTACTCTTAACGTAA
- a CDS encoding 3-oxoacyl-ACP synthase III family protein, whose amino-acid sequence MKIKITGIGSYIPEKKVSNTDFGNHIFLNEDGTPFGKPNEIIINKFKGITGIEHRRYAEDQYTSSDLAFFASQKAITNAGIDPETIDYIIFAHNFGDVKSGTSQSDMLPSLATRVKNKLQIKNPKCVAYDILFGCPGWIEGVLQANAFIKSGMAKRCLVIGSETLSRVVDDHDRDSMIYSDGAGASIIEASDDETGLLSYESGTYAMDEANYLFFGPSYNTELDPDTRYIKMHGRKIYEFALTTVPAAMKSCLDKSGLGIDDVKKILIHQANEKMDEAIIQRFYKLHDRPVPQDIMPMSIHELGNSSVATVPTLFDLLIRGEIKDQKINKGDILLFASVGAGMNVNAFIYRY is encoded by the coding sequence ATGAAAATAAAAATAACTGGAATAGGAAGTTATATTCCTGAAAAGAAAGTAAGCAATACCGATTTTGGTAATCATATTTTTTTAAATGAAGACGGAACACCATTTGGGAAACCAAATGAAATTATAATTAATAAATTTAAAGGGATTACAGGAATTGAGCATAGACGATATGCCGAAGATCAGTATACCTCATCAGATCTTGCCTTCTTTGCTTCTCAAAAAGCGATAACTAATGCAGGAATAGACCCAGAAACGATTGATTATATTATTTTCGCACACAATTTTGGTGATGTAAAAAGTGGCACATCTCAATCGGATATGTTACCTAGTTTAGCAACACGAGTGAAAAATAAATTACAAATAAAAAACCCTAAATGTGTCGCCTACGATATTCTTTTTGGATGTCCTGGATGGATTGAAGGCGTATTACAAGCTAATGCTTTTATTAAATCTGGCATGGCCAAACGTTGTTTAGTTATCGGGTCTGAAACATTATCTAGAGTTGTAGACGACCATGATAGAGATTCGATGATCTATTCGGATGGTGCTGGTGCCTCGATAATAGAAGCTTCAGACGATGAAACTGGATTACTTTCTTATGAAAGTGGAACTTATGCTATGGACGAAGCTAATTATTTATTTTTTGGACCATCCTACAATACGGAACTAGATCCTGACACGCGATACATAAAAATGCATGGTCGTAAGATTTATGAATTTGCCCTAACTACTGTTCCAGCTGCAATGAAAAGCTGTTTGGATAAAAGTGGTCTTGGAATTGATGATGTAAAGAAAATTCTTATTCATCAAGCCAATGAAAAAATGGACGAAGCGATCATACAACGTTTTTACAAACTTCATGACAGACCAGTACCCCAAGACATAATGCCTATGAGTATTCATGAATTAGGAAATAGTAGTGTAGCTACTGTGCCTACTTTATTTGACTTATTAATTAGAGGTGAAATAAAAGATCAAAAAATCAATAAAGGAGATATTCTTCTTTTTGCTTCTGTTGGAGCTGGAATGAATGTAAATGCCTTTATTTATAGATATTAA
- a CDS encoding glycosyltransferase family 2 protein → MNYYVVIPAHNEEALITLTLESLISQTLLPKKVVIVNDNSTDKTAEIVLAFAKEHPFITLVNKESSAIHLPGSKVIQAFNAGLESLDDQYDIMMKADADLIFPNNYFETIVKHFQSDSTIGMAGGFCYIEKNGEWILENLTDKDHIRGALKAYRKETFKQIGGLKAQMGWDTVDELLCKFYNWKVVTDATLHVKHLKPTGANYSKTARYKQGEAFYTLGYGFIITAIASAKLAMMKKKPLLFIDYLSGFWKAKSAKTPLMVTKEQARFIRKYRLMKMKEKLIG, encoded by the coding sequence ATGAATTACTACGTAGTTATTCCCGCACACAACGAAGAGGCTCTTATTACTTTAACATTGGAATCCTTGATTTCTCAAACACTATTGCCAAAAAAAGTAGTGATTGTTAATGATAACTCAACTGATAAAACGGCAGAGATTGTTTTGGCTTTCGCCAAAGAACATCCGTTTATCACATTAGTCAACAAAGAGTCAAGCGCAATTCATTTACCAGGAAGCAAAGTTATCCAAGCATTCAACGCTGGTTTAGAATCACTAGATGATCAGTATGATATTATGATGAAAGCGGATGCCGATCTAATTTTTCCAAATAATTATTTTGAAACAATTGTCAAGCATTTTCAATCAGACTCCACTATTGGTATGGCTGGAGGCTTTTGTTATATTGAGAAAAATGGAGAATGGATTCTAGAAAATTTAACAGATAAAGATCATATTCGTGGTGCGTTAAAAGCATACAGAAAAGAAACATTCAAACAAATAGGTGGACTAAAAGCACAAATGGGTTGGGATACGGTTGATGAATTACTTTGTAAATTCTATAATTGGAAAGTAGTCACTGATGCTACTTTACATGTAAAACATTTAAAACCTACTGGCGCTAATTATAGTAAAACGGCTCGTTACAAACAAGGGGAAGCGTTTTACACTTTAGGCTACGGTTTTATCATTACTGCAATTGCATCAGCAAAACTGGCAATGATGAAAAAGAAGCCCCTCCTATTTATCGACTATCTAAGCGGTTTTTGGAAAGCAAAATCAGCAAAAACTCCTTTAATGGTTACAAAAGAACAAGCACGATTTATTCGAAAGTATCGTTTAATGAAAATGAAAGAGAAATTAATTGGTTAA
- a CDS encoding methyltransferase — protein MYEKTFPNKRFKHTLEFLNKHISTTESILDLGVENPFSKIMKQDGYTVRNTTGEDLDLDQSIFSKEKQDVVTAFEIFEHLLNPFTILSEIKSDKLFISIPMRLWFSPAYQSKTDMWDRHYHEFEDWQLDWLLEKTGWKIIDRQKWTNPVKKLGIRPLLRYFTNRYYIVYAEKIK, from the coding sequence ATGTACGAAAAAACGTTTCCTAATAAAAGATTCAAACATACTTTAGAATTTTTAAACAAACACATTTCAACTACAGAAAGCATTCTAGATTTAGGCGTTGAAAATCCTTTTTCAAAAATCATGAAACAAGATGGCTATACTGTAAGAAACACTACTGGTGAAGATTTAGATCTTGATCAATCTATATTTTCAAAAGAAAAACAAGATGTAGTTACTGCATTTGAAATCTTCGAACATTTATTGAATCCGTTTACCATTTTAAGTGAAATAAAATCAGACAAACTTTTTATTTCGATCCCAATGCGATTGTGGTTTTCTCCAGCATACCAAAGTAAAACGGATATGTGGGACAGACATTACCACGAATTTGAAGATTGGCAACTCGATTGGTTATTAGAAAAAACAGGCTGGAAAATCATCGACAGACAAAAATGGACTAATCCAGTAAAGAAACTTGGAATCCGCCCTTTATTGCGCTATTTCACTAATAGGTATTATATTGTTTATGCCGAAAAGATAAAATAA